AAGTTAACAGCTACGTGGTAATGTAAAGAAATTGTACCACTTATTTTTCGAATACAACTGTACCTCCGATCGACTAATCGGTATGTATACTGatcataaagagaaaagaggatacAGATATATTCGTCAATCGCggaagaatatattaaattgttgCATTATTTCTATCcttgatataatattgaagaaaaaaagagagagagagacaaagaaagagagagagagagagagagagagagaagaaaagaaaaaaaaaaataaagatgattgaatcattgttatttacaattataacggATAGCTTATTTCTCATTTACTCTGAAGGTAAAACAATACACATTTTTTTGAAGGGAGAATTCTGATGCATACACGCGGAATATGATAGGAATTATGCAAcaatttaatgaataattatatctatatatacatatatatgtatgtatgcataaatatatatgtatgtatgtatgtatacatatatggtaTATACACAGTATTTCTCGTGCATTTAAAAAATCACTCTCTTTTATAATGTACAGCGATAAAAAAGTTTGTCAACTTGTATAGAATTAGAGCACGATTTTGATCGgaggggggggaggagggagaAGTATATAGTATAGATAAACGGCGATAccatttctttccattttcttttgcctctcctaatttctcttttttttccccctctcctTTATCTATTTCccttatttcatttcaattctttcccatttctcttatcttcaaataattcattagTTTGAGCGAAGTACAGAACTATTATGcaccatttaaaaattaaattattaaaatttaatttagcAATATTAGCCTCTCGATCCTGGGAATGCGAGAAgtatttcttaattatgttgaaaaaaaaaaaaaaataaataaataaaggtaaAATTATAAACTTACCAGAGATGAATacataattgtaaaaaattacattctgtaaatacgtatgtatgtgttcaCGTACGTACGCATATATTTGCAAATTTCTCGTAGATTGAATTCTATCTTATGGAAAGACATTATTTACGCATTTCTTCTTATTGAATCTCATGCTaacagatttttatttttccttttcgtcttttttttttcatatgacATATTAAAGtacgaaagataataataataacgaagaataaagataataaacaaaacaaaatgcTTTACCATTGACGTCGAAAAGTTACAAAGAATACGTAACATATCGTGAAAGGCACTTTCACTCAATTGTATCATAATAAAcgcatctatctctctttctccttctcttttccttctttcatacatacgttctttcattcttttcaacTTTCTTTACGATTACATTTAATAACATTCCCCCATCGGTCATTGCAAGAGCGTACAAAAATTGGAATTGCGTAGGAATGCAAAAAGTGGAGACACCTTAATCtctaataaatgtataagagTGTCTCAATTAAAAAAGGTACAGgtgtatataatacaataatataatataatgtaatataatatatatatatatatatatatatatatatatatatatatatatttacatttacagAGTAAGATTCTTCGAAAGAACtataaattaacaatttctatttttattcgtctctctgcctcttttttgtcttcttttcgttcccttttttcttttttttttttttattactcttattactttccccttctctttcctaccctttctttcttcttcttccttcgctTCATTGTTGCAAGTTcaattaattcttcttcttctttattttttttttattttatttatttttttttctttttttttccttttttttctttttttttttttcttttttttttttttcattggatCACAGAATGGTAGCGCCCGAGCGTGGCAATATTCTTACCTAAGACGTCAGAAGACGATCCGAGGATTGGCGATAAgatgaaacaagaaaataattttattttcgcgaaTGTTATCGTCGTACTTATGAAATGacgatgaaatttttaattttcgatcggcaaggatgaaaaaaaaaaaaaaaaagaaaacataggaaaacgagagaaaaagaaaaggaaaaaaaaagaagagggaaaatTCAATCTCATTTGGTCTGTGCAAATCGGATCGTTTTCGAAGAtcatctttccttttatcatttaaatctaCTACTAGCGTAATATACGTAAACACTCGaggtattatataaaatggaatatagcatattaaaattatccgtCTACCTTAAGATTAACGCGCACTATCAGTCACTGGACATTGGGGATGTTCTACGAGATAATTATGATGACGGGACGATAGAACAACCCCATATATTCACGTCACGTCACTCGATTCACCGAAGGGACATTCATGCGAGAAATTCTTCCATTTAAATATcaatcctttctcttttctctcattctttatcGATGATATTGACGTCGAACCAAAGATAAGTTCAAAGGTTTATTACGTTTCTGACATCGAAATAAACTCTCAATGGAAATCCCAATTGATCGATGaaacgaggaaaagaaaaatcctcttttctctctctctctctctctctctctctctctctcaaattttattttaatcgatctaTCATGTAGAAATAATCTACAATTTCTAAAGAATcctttaccttttctttttttctttccgtttcATGGAAGTCCCTAAGGTGGTCAAAACGTTGATTCGATCGACTGATAGATAGACATCGATcgattgttctcttttttctttttaaatccttATCTATCTTcttaaaaacgaaattaatgcAAGCGCAATGGCTGATACCGATCGAACGTCGAGATTGGATTTGATAATCGATACGTCGGCCATTTTGATCCatttatagaagaaaaaagaaaaaaaaataaatttcgtcCCGACGTTCGacgaattaaatattcatagaTAATGAGTATGTTCGCGTTGATAATACGTTAGAATTacgattgaataataatagttcatatgtatctctttctctcgtactcTGTCGCTAATGCGCCAAagttttattcgtttcttttacgaTAGAAACAATCGGTTCAATAAACACGCAAAGTCCGATATACCATTCGGTAAAAATTCTCATAATCGATcatttcatttgtttattcCCTATTTCAATCTTGATTCTTCTCTATTATCCTTTCCTCGTGTTTCATTTCTAACATTCGTTTCGGATTAATTTATCTTGGTCCTTGAAttcgtttttttctgtttttttcttcactttttttttatttttatttatttatttatttttttttttattattattttctgttttcttcttcttcctcttttttatctcatctATTTTGCATAGTTATGAGAAAATTCTTTACttaatcatttctctctctctctctctctctctctctctctctctctctctctctcactcactcactcttttcattatttttaataaaacattccattctttttctcgtaataTCGACGTTGGCTGTCAAGTTCATAAgtaaattagtaataatggcGAGTCTCATCAACCTCGAAGAAACTCTATATAGATCcgatcatatttatttctaaatatttccacgaggtttttttttttttatcgtacctCATTCGATTTCTTAAAATTACATACATTAATTCGTACAACAGAGACACGCATGTTTAATTTtcgtttcattaaaattttttcttcgattttacATTCAAACGCACATctctagttttctttttcttcttcttcttcttcttcttcttcttcttcttcatttcacGGCTTAAACATCGATTTAcattgaaaaagatataaagccTCTTCGAAGGCTTTATTTGGACGAAAatacgatttatatttatcgtaggCGATATAAATGATCCAAAGATCATCTCGTAggatttttacgattttttcaCTTTCGATTAACTTGAAacacgatttatatatatatatatatatatatatatatatatatatattgtgcgCGAACGAAGCTGCAAATAAATATCAAGAAGAGAACGACGAATCTTCTTCAATCTCTTAGAAAGAAtgacaatagaaataaaatttacgagGAATTTTTCCAACGAAATCTGAAATGcttttttaaaagattcaatttctatatacattaaaataattcatcgttcgtatttatcgaaataatttatttcgatgaaaTGTTATAAGTTTAATGAAACATTAAATTACTTTTTCggaatgttaaatattatagaatgtattgatatcaaaaaagaaaaaaaaaagaaaacaccaTCGAACAttcatgaaattaattaaaataaattgaaacaaatgaaattataatgattatatttacgTAAGGAAATTTCTTCTATCGGGTCGTGTCTCTTATTTATCTTGTTGTATAAAagactttcattttctttaacatCTCCCAAATATTTACAAGCTTtgtgcataaaaaaaaaaaaaaaaagatttagtCGCTTCATCCTTTTATGATGTCGACACACTGATTAACGACTTAATGACGATGTGAAAAATTCATATCAAACGTGTATGATTGTTATATCGCTgcattttcacttttcttcgtgattcaaaataaatatttgaaaatcgaTGATCAACAGAAATGATCAGatattaaacgatatatatatatatatatatatatatatacatatatcttttttttttcttcttctctggtTAGGGAAAAAGATATGGACAACGcgtaaaaataacgattgtaatcgcaaaaggaatgttaaaattgttaatagtCTTTCGAAAATGATACTCATAATGAATACAATTAAATGCAACGAACTTCCACGATTATAgtgtattatctttatcatagtATATCTTTACTTACGAAGATCCATACTTttgtgttatttttctttttttttttttctttaaatcccTTGGTACAATCGTGAATGATCACTAccacgaaagaaatatatattctcagTAAAACGAATctatttacaatttaatacAAGTTGGAATTCTTGATCGCTTTAATCGCGTAAGTGTCGCTGATGTTGATATTAATGTTGAATTTCACAAGGTAgaaacgtttaattaataaatttaactttGAGTGTAATTGAAATGCGAAAGGGCAGTGTATAGTGATAGAAAGTAAGTCAGAAGTACCTGTTAAATAGGTAAATAAGAGAAACGTAACAATAACGTTCTAGTCTTCGTCCATTTACGAGCtcctattaaataaatttaactaaattcatttcttttttttctctctctttttttctttttcttttttttttttttttgtttttttctttcactttgaATACGAATTACGTATTCGAAACATTCCTAATCAACTTTATGTATCTTACGGTCACGTCCTTCGTAAATCCAAAACTAACGTAATAACGGATAATATTATGGATAACATCCTGCGTGGGACATAATTCGATTGACGTATATCTATGCGTAAGCTCTTCGTGGTTAAAGGGTTAAATCGATACAACGGGCCTATCCGATTCGAAGCGGAAATTTCAAACTCCTGGAGTAATACTGAACTCAATTTGACAAGAGTATACATTCTATTCGTTGATGGAAATTGATATCAATGTCACGCAAGGTATGACGTTTATACGATCATCGTAAAGGATCGTCGAAAGTGAATTTACAAACTTTCATAAATCCCTAAATCTAAATTGTAAACCATGGAAGTTCGTATACGttcaatttaataacaatttctaCGTTAGTATCCTTTGGCTGGGAATGTTTTGTAAGTATggtattttctttgttaaataaaaattttcgataataatttttaacaaagataaatCGAATGTTCTAGATTTAGGGCAAAGAAATGTTAACGTCGAAGAGAATTCACcaaatattatctttgaaacTTTCTACGAAAGAGAATACGAAAATTACGTTAGctctttgaaattttctaagaTATGCCGTGCATGATAGATAGTCGTGAAGATTTCTCAAGAAACGTAACAAGTTTTGTAATAGAGGATTCGCGCCAATGACATATCCGATTTTTCTTCGAGAACGAAAAATCTGTTTTATCGAGCCTTGAAAACGCTTTGGGGGCTTTAACATTCTCAAGAAACGATTTGCATCTTATTCGCGTAGAcatgtttcattttcttcgtgaAAATTGAAGGACAACGATTGAAACGAAGTAAGAGGATATTCGGCATCTAAATTCTAGAGACGTAAAGAGGTCGATGAGCCTGTTGAGGATTTCCATTTTGCTTGGAATATCGTGGATTTTGTAGGAGTTCTCTCGTTTCGCTAGGTGAACCAGGACTGAGACTATTTGTCGTGGACGTTTCGACTCGGTCGCTGATGATTTCTTCTTCGGTGATTTGTTCGAGGAAGAGGGCCGACTGTATGTTTTGATTATCGCCGTTAATAACAGGGGGTGGCGAGTAAGCTGGCGGCGGGCTTCTAGGCGGGGAGTTTTCCGAATTCTTTTCATCTTGAGTCGTGATCGATCCGACGGACGGTATTTGCTGCATCTGCTTGACCCTTCTGGCGTGTCTAGTGGTGAGCCCACCAGTCTCAACATCTCTTTCTAATCTATGTCCAGATCTGGATCTGGTCAATTGTCTTTGAACGTATTCCTCAAGatcgttctcttctttcctaGCGATTACGCGATTTAGAATAATCAGGAAGATGCCAACGAAGATGGCAAAGAGACCGATAGCAACTAGCTCATTCCACCAACCACCAGAGCCCTTGCTACTCCAATGAGCCAAATCACCAGGGAGAAGACCGCTCATCAGTAAGAATGCACCCAACACCAGAAAGACCACTCCTATATGGAGCATCCCAATCGAAGTAACCACCTTTGTGTCCAACATGCCTTGTCCTGCGGCACGATTAGGATGTCCTCCCTTCTGATGCCTCGGAGGATGGTCCAGGGAACCGGTCGATGCTCTCGGCGATGTCAGTCCGCTCTCACCCGATTGAGCGCTATAACGGCGCTCGCGAGCACGACGCTGCTCGTCCCGACGCTTTCTCTGACGCTTGATGGCCAGCGCCGAGTGCAATCCAACCGCGTGCATCCTGCAACACCGGAAATACAACCCTTGCTCAGTCAACTTCTACAATTCTTTacaacttttctctttctctctttctctctctctctctctctctctctctctctctctctctttctctttgaattaatttctcattctatctctttcattcttaaacattctctttctctctctctctctctctctctctctctctctctctctctctctctttctctctttctattttcacgaaaaaatttatgaacttTTTGCAATCGTTCAATAATtcgaacaattattattgaaacaaaGATTTTCATCGATGTGAAAACCTTTTcgttttactctctctttctctctctctctctctctctctctctctctctctttctctatttctttttttttcttttaacagatgcacatacacacacacacacacaacacattCTCCCACTCTAACCTCACGTGATTTGGAAAGTTTAGTGAATCTAAGGGCTATAGGGTTCGTTCACGAGGTTACAGGATGCACTGCGATGGAGTGACGTGTCCggcatatttttcattcgctATAGTATCGTTGTTACCAAGGAGGCTGATAGTCTCGATGTCCTTGAATCTCCAAAGGCTTCTTCGtaggttctctctctctctctctctctctctttctctctctctctctctctctctctctttctctctttctctctctttctctctttctctcactttccaCACTCCCTTGATAACGTGAGAATCGCCCAGCTGGAGAAAAGTATCTAACAAGAAATCatgataagagagagaaactaaaggaaaaataataagggaTACTCGTGTATAGGAAAGAACAAAGGAATGTATCTTTGTATTCCATTATTCCTTTCGAAAatgtacaaaaaatattttcagtaATTGTCCATATAATaccgaaatacgaaatttcttttctatctaagatttcttttctattttattgccCTTTCGTACTTAAGTATTAATGAAACTTTTCTATCTCCCCCATCCTCCCATCCTTCtccgtttttctctttatcaccATATGGCAACTAATCGAAGGATAATTTCAAATGACGTATCTCATAAGTGGGATCgtctattatcatttctaatgaaaatatgaCAAATATTGTAAGACCTCAaggtttcttttatcttctttcttttcttttctcttttctttctttatttctttcttaattttttcttctatttttttttctttttttttttttttttttttgaataaaaagaaatatctttcgaaCGTTTCATCGAAATATCATCAAATTCTTTGGAGCTTCATTGATTCGATAGGAAGTCTGATCTTGATTTGATAGATCTTAAAAAACATCCTTAGTATAAGATATCTATGTCTGTCATGAATCGATGCAAATCAAGATAAGAATCAAATCGATTTATCaaacttttttccttcgagTATATCGATGTATTCTCAGATTCTTCATGAATTCACGTGAAAGTTTCTTTTCGTATACTTGGAAATATGTTACATACTCGGTACGGATGCTCGTGCAATATAAAAATCAGAAAATATCATGAAtttacgaaggaaaaagaacgtaTGTCGTAACTCAATTTGTTCGATGATTTTCGATGAAAGGTAGGAGGttggaaaagagaagatttGTAATTTATCGGAATGCTTCGTACTTTGTAAACAGGTCATGTCCAGTCGGAAACTTGGAACTTGTGATAAAACCTACTTTAAAGTCAATGGCGTGCCTCGCAAGGTGTGTCTCACAGTGATATTACGTACTAGAAATAAAGTAATGTGTCACGTGCGATATCGGTCAAGCTTGACTTCCTCAGAGAATATTTTtgcttagaaaaaaaaaaaaaaagaaaaaaaaaaagaaagaactggtaaaaaaaagaaaataagaaaaacaggaaaaaatcaaagagagagagagagagagagagaaagagagagagagaaatcgaatGAAAGGTTAAAGGTGAATAATATTGACCACTTTATATCAgcttttatagataatattgtgTAGATAACTCTCTAAATGTGTGTGGCTAACTTTGGCCACATGTAATTTTATACCCAATATCTACAATTCTGATCGAtcgaacataaaaatatataatctcgCGTTAACATGGCAACTCTCGCACATTAATTTTTGTAGAGCACATGACCTAAGCGACTAAAGATTATTCATACTTATAGAGGTAtagacgataattacgaaattgATGTCTATTGCTAGTggatgaatataaatttacctactaattaattaattgccaTTAATTCAGGACATTTCAAGATATAGATTTGATTGTTGTGGTATTTCTGATATATAGGcagatatatatcaaataaaacgtatttaattgaattagaCAACGTTCAAGGAAAAAGtgtaaaatcaaaaatagtattaattaaatgaagtttatttaaaacaaaaaacaatacCTACTAAGTTTCACAAAAGAACATACATTCGTTCGACTTTTATTTAGTATTTCTCTGTAAAAGTCAAAATTACCTCTccctaatcttttttttactcggcaaatttttatcatcgtcgCTACAAAAGATAATCTACGCTTTGTTgaaaatctttatctttaaatgGCTTTCGTAATGAGCACATAGAAAACTTGcaaataataagagtaaaaaagagagacaaggaGACAgacattgagagagagagagagagagagagagagataacgcGATTACATAGATTTgcgtacgaaaaaaaaagaaaaaatatttatatatatatgtatatgcacatatattaattcataagCGCAGATGCATGCAGTGCATACGATATGAATTAAcagccatttttttttccattaacaTAATAAGTACTGTcgagtaaattaattttattcgttattgttttattctcACAACATATGAATTCGAAGTATCACGtaattttcgtttaattttcgaATATGAATCAtcttgaatttattataacgattacgTTGTTctaagaaaacataaaaatttcaattagaaaaatatttaaaatacgaagataaaatgaattaaagtTAGAAGGAAAGTACTACAATTTGAAAGTAGTACAATTTGATGGAGCTAATTACTTCTTTACTGTTCGAGTTTCATCCTATATCAAAGAGTTTTTTTCATAAGTTTTTTACTacaaaataatgatgaaaCCCTAAGCTAGAATTAAgtgggaggaagaaagaaatagacagagagggagacagagagggagagagaaagaaagagagagaaagagagagaaaagatacgaGCCTCGTAAATTCGTATTCATTTTCGGATTCACATTTGAAAATCTTGCACTCGTTTCTATGAgaagtattatttaatcgttttatagGAAATTTATACTTCTACGACAAcgttcaaaatataaatattctatattcgtaaattttaatatcctatttaatttatattccaatagaaaatatttaataaacttctataattaattataaatatatccgaattatacgttataaaaattataaataatatttcaaaaaaatatattaattaaattttatccgGCGATGCGCGCGTTGTTATATCCACATTGATAATTGTTTCATAATTGGAAAATACAATTTTGATATCGGAAAAGGATTTGTTTATTCATGAGAAAATTGTCCTATCTGAAACCGATCcttgttatattaatttccatcaaatttttgaaatgaaaCTTTTCCTAAAACATAGACAAATCTTTAAGAATTTCaagaaatcattttcaattataGAGGCTCGTCTCCAATGATTTTTCttgcctctttttttttcttcttcttctttttctgtcttttttctttttcttttcttttcttttcttttttttttttttttttttttttaatcacattTCAATGAAATGAAACATATTTTCCCTATTTCCGTCGTTATGTATACACTTTTTTTCAATACTACTTTACGTACAGTAACAATTCAAAGGATTTGCCGTTTATTGGATAAAAGGGTAAAGTCACTTCCGTCGTGCATTAACTCTGTCTTTTGTCTTCATATTAGATTCCATGAATATAATCCAATCGCTTCGACTTGgggatgagagaaagagacagaaagagggaaagaaaaagagagaaagaaagagagagagagagagagagagagggaatgagaaaaagagaaaaaagaaagtagactCTATgcaaagaagaataagaaagtgGGTGTATTAAAGCGACGAAGTTAAAAAGTAAGtatgaggagaaagaggagggaaaagagtagaaggaggaggagatggaggaggagaaggaggagtgtttcagttttctcgataacttACGTAATGACGCAAACATAATTTTGACGATGAATTTGAAAAGAAGGAACGGCT
The genomic region above belongs to Vespa crabro chromosome 2, iyVesCrab1.2, whole genome shotgun sequence and contains:
- the LOC124422175 gene encoding uncharacterized protein LOC124422175 isoform X1; its protein translation is MHAVGLHSALAIKRQRKRRDEQRRARERRYSAQSGESGLTSPRASTGSLDHPPRHQKGGHPNRAAGQGMLDTKVVTSIGMLHIGVVFLVLGAFLLMSGLLPGDLAHWSSKGSGGWWNELVAIGLFAIFVGIFLIILNRVIARKEENDLEEYVQRQLTRSRSGHRLERDVETGGLTTRHARRVKQMQQIPSVGSITTQDEKNSENSPPRSPPPAYSPPPVINGDNQNIQSALFLEQITEEEIISDRVETSTTNSLSPGSPSETRELLQNPRYSKQNGNPQQAHRPLYVSRI